The DNA window GCGATGCCGAATTCCGTATCCATCGCTTACTGGCCAGCAAAGGCCTGACGCCAACCATCCGTTACCGAGCGCCGCAGCAGCACTACTGGATTCGTGATTACATTCCCGGCCGCACACTGCAGCCGCAGGATTTAACCCTGCCAAGGCTGCAGAATATGGCACTGCAATTACGTCAGATACACCAGCTGCCAACCCCCGCCGACATACCGGTATTAAGCATTGGCGATAAAGCCGCCCATTACTGGGACAGCATTGCCGCGCAAACCAACCACAGCCCGCTGCTGGATTTACGCCCGCTGCTGCAAAGCCGGCTGCAGGGCGCACCGGATGCCCGCCGCACGCTCTGCCACATGGACCCGACGCCGGCCAACTGGATTGAAACGGCCGACGGCAAACTGGTGCTGCTGGATTGGGAATACGCCGCTCTGGGCCACCCGCTGTGGGATTTGGCCGCGCTGCTGCAACAAACGACACTCAGCCCGCCGGAAGAAGCACAGCTGCTGCACAGTTACGGTGTCAGCAACCCGCAGCACTGGCAATTTGCCCAGGCACAAATGCGCTACCTTGCAGCCCTGTGGTACCGGGCGCAGGGGTACTGGAGTGATGAAGAATTATTACCGGTGTTAAGGAGCCTCTGAATAACTCGGTGCCCGCTCTGGATTACAGGAAAGTTCTGAATCACGAAGCCGGGTTGCAGGCATAGCGGGTTCTGTCAAAACCCGGCGACACCGAGTCAGGGCTTTCCTGCAATCCCCGTAGGGCGCGGCTTTCCGGGCCGTATAGCGGCGTTGGCGAACTTGAAAAGGGCTCGCCATTCTCTGCGCTCACCGCCTTGCTCTACAGCCCGGAAAGACTCGCGCAGAGCTGTGCAGAGTTATTCAGAGGCTCCTTAATTCAGCTTACTGAGCCCGCCGGCGCAGCAATTTTTGCATAAACTCAGCCGGGTCTTTTTGCAGCGCCAGCTCACCAGCCTGTTGCTGTTGCAGCCGGCGGGTTAATAAGCGGCTCAGCCAGAAACGCAGCGCAGCGCCCCGCAACACCAGATTCCAGCCGGCCTGCTCGGCAGCGGTTAACGGCCGCACAGTCTGGTAGCCACTCAGCAGCGCCTCAACACAGCCGTCTTTCCACACACCATTCACATCACAGCACCAGTCGTTGGCCACCACCGCCAGGTCGTACAGCAACGCGCCGGCGCTGGCGTTGTATAAATCCAGAATGGCAACCTGGCCGTCATCGCTGAACAGCGCATTGTCGTGAAATAAATCGCCGTGAATCCAGCCCTGGGGTAACGCCAGCCAATCGGCCCGGTGCGCGGTCTGATAAGCCAATTCATCTTCCAGCAAGCCACGTTCCTGCTCATTCAGCGCGCTCACCAGCTGCGGGCCGGTGCTGAGCCACCAATGGTAATCACGGTTATCCGGCCGCATGGGCGATAAATCGGCCGCTGCTATGTGCAGCTGCGCCAGTGCGCTGCCAATGGCGGCGCAATGCTCAGGCTGGGGATTGGAAATATGCTCACCGGGTAAGCGCGGGCACAGAATGGCCGGTTTGTGTTTCAGCTGGTGCAGCCACTCACCCTGGCGGTCAGCCACCGGCGCCGGCACCCGCAGGCCCTGTTGGCCCAGATGCCGCGCCAGCCGCACAAAATCCTGCACTTCGTCAGCAGTATGATGCTCAAAAATTGTAAGCACATACTCACCAGCGCCGGTGCTCACAAAGAAATTGCTGTTTTCAATACCGGCAGTAATGCCACGAAAGCTCTGTAGCGAACCAAGGGCAAAGCGGCTGAGGAAATGCTCAAGCTCAGCGGTGCTGAGCGGGGTATAGACCGACATAAAGATTACGACCGTTGCTGGCAGCCGCACGGACGCTGCCGCCTGAAGACGCTGTTACCAGCGGAAGATGACCCACTTGGGTACGCGCATTTCCGGCTGGTCTTTGCGCACAAACTCACCGTCTTCCTGAGCAGAGGGCACCAGATAATACGCCGGGCCTTTTTTCGGCACGACTTTGATTTCGGTAATTTCGCCATTCACACGGTATTCGTAATAGGTGTTATCGCCATCGTTGCGAATAATCACCGTTTCGTCCGCCGGGTTGGCCGCAAAGACAGAGGCAGACCACAACAGGCTCGGCAACAGCAGCATGGAAGCAAAAGAACGGAGTTTCATAGCGGGCGCCCCGGTTGGCTGAAAGTGGCTGTATTGTACGCCGGCAGGGTCGAAATGCCTATGCAGCGCCTGTAAACTGCGCCTTTGCTGTTCCATTCACCACCCGCCGGGGAATTCCTTATGTCCAGGCCTGTCGTTCTTGTAGACGGTTCTTCTTACCTGTTCCGCGCCTTTCATGCCATTCCGTTGCTGACCAACTCCAAAGGTCTGCACACCAATGCGGTGAAGGGCGTGATCAGCATGATCCGCAAACTGCAGAAAGACTTTACCGATTCCCAACTGGTGGTGGTATTCGATGCCAAGGGCAAAACCTTCCGCAACGATATTTACCCGGAATACAAAGCGCATCGTCCGCCCATGCCGGACGAACTGCGCGAACAGATTGAACCCATTCACGACATTATCCGCGCCATGGGTTTACCGCTGCTGATTATCGACGGCGTGGAAGCTGATGACGTAATCGGCACGCTGGCCAATCAGGCGATTCAGCACAATCAGGAAGTGGTGATTTCCACCGGCGATAAAGACATGGCACAGCTGGTGAATTCCCATGTATCACTGATCAATACCATGACCGATACCCGTCTGGACGAGGCTGGCGTACAGGAAAAATTCGGCGTGCCACCGCAGCACATCGTCGATTATTTAGCCTTAATGGGCGACAAGGTCGATAACATTCCCGGCGTGCCGAAAGTGGGTGAAAAAACCGCCGTCGGGTTAGTGGCGGGCTTAGGCAGTCTTGAGGATATTTACGCCAATCTGGATAAGGTGGCGACGCTGGATTTCCGTGGCGCCAAAACCCTTGCGCCGCGATTGGAAGAACATAAAGACGACGCCTTTTTATCCAAAACCCTGGCAACGATTAAATGCGATGTGACATTGGATTTTTCCCTGCCGGATATTAAAAGCAGCGCGGCCGACAACGACCAGCTGCTGGCCTTATTTCAGGCGATGGAATTCAAAGCCTGGATTGCCGAGCTCAGTAACCCGACTGACAGCAGTAAAGACAGCGCCCCGGCGTTTGAATTAACCGCCTCCGCCGGCCCTGCCAGTGCCGCCGCAAAACCGGCCCCGGCCGCTCCTGCCGTAAGCGATGTTCAGTACGATATTATTCTCGAACAGGCTGGGCTGGAGCGCTGGATCAGTGTGCTGAAAAAAGCTGAACTCTTCGCGTTCGATACCGAAACCACCGCGCTCAATTACAAAGAAGCGCTTCTGGTGGGTTTATCCTTTGCCGTTGAACCGGGCAAAGCCGCCTATGTGCCGTTGGCGCATGATTACGACGGTGCCCCGGCGCAATTAAACCGCGAAGCCGTGCTGGAACAACTGCGGCCGTTGCTGGAAAGTGAGCAGCACAAAAAAGTCGGTCAGCACATGAAATACGACATGCACATTCTGGCCAACCATGGCATTGCCCTGCGCGGCGTGCAGTTCGACACCATGCTGGAATCCTATGTGCTCGATTCCGTTGCCAGCCGTCACGACATGGACAGCTTAGCGCTGAAATATCTGGGCCATAAAACCACCAGTTTTGAAGACATTGCCGGCAAAGGTGCCAAGCAACTGACCTTCAATAAAATCACCGTTGAGGTGGCCGGCCCCTACGCCGCCGAAGATGCCGATATCACCCTGCGTCTGCATCAGCATTTATGGCCGCAATTACAGCAAACGCCGGAACTGGCCGGGGTGTTTACCGAGATTGAAATGCCGGTAATGCCCATTTTGTGCGCCATGGAAGAACAGGGCGCCTTAATTGATGCCGATTTACTGCACGAGCAAAGCCAGCAGATTGAACAGCGCCTGCAACAATTAGAGCAGGAAGCGCACAATGTGGCCGGCCAGGTATTTAATCTGGGTTCACCCAAACAACTAGGCGAAATTCTGTTTGAAAAACTGCAGCTGCCGGTACGCAAAAAAACCCCGAAAGGCGTGCCTTCTACCGCTGAAGAAGTGTTGCAGGAACTGGCCGATGAAGGCCATGAATTACCCAGCCTGTTAATGGAACATCGTGGTCTGGCGAAATTAAAAAATAC is part of the Venatoribacter cucullus genome and encodes:
- a CDS encoding choline/ethanolamine kinase family protein, coding for MLSILNDWEQWPFCAEQPRPEHIRPLPGGLTNQCFLLQLDGGQYVLRLEGHNSQALDINRDAEFRIHRLLASKGLTPTIRYRAPQQHYWIRDYIPGRTLQPQDLTLPRLQNMALQLRQIHQLPTPADIPVLSIGDKAAHYWDSIAAQTNHSPLLDLRPLLQSRLQGAPDARRTLCHMDPTPANWIETADGKLVLLDWEYAALGHPLWDLAALLQQTTLSPPEEAQLLHSYGVSNPQHWQFAQAQMRYLAALWYRAQGYWSDEELLPVLRSL
- a CDS encoding homoserine kinase, whose amino-acid sequence is MSVYTPLSTAELEHFLSRFALGSLQSFRGITAGIENSNFFVSTGAGEYVLTIFEHHTADEVQDFVRLARHLGQQGLRVPAPVADRQGEWLHQLKHKPAILCPRLPGEHISNPQPEHCAAIGSALAQLHIAAADLSPMRPDNRDYHWWLSTGPQLVSALNEQERGLLEDELAYQTAHRADWLALPQGWIHGDLFHDNALFSDDGQVAILDLYNASAGALLYDLAVVANDWCCDVNGVWKDGCVEALLSGYQTVRPLTAAEQAGWNLVLRGAALRFWLSRLLTRRLQQQQAGELALQKDPAEFMQKLLRRRAQ
- a CDS encoding DUF2782 domain-containing protein, translating into MKLRSFASMLLLPSLLWSASVFAANPADETVIIRNDGDNTYYEYRVNGEITEIKVVPKKGPAYYLVPSAQEDGEFVRKDQPEMRVPKWVIFRW
- the polA gene encoding DNA polymerase I encodes the protein MSRPVVLVDGSSYLFRAFHAIPLLTNSKGLHTNAVKGVISMIRKLQKDFTDSQLVVVFDAKGKTFRNDIYPEYKAHRPPMPDELREQIEPIHDIIRAMGLPLLIIDGVEADDVIGTLANQAIQHNQEVVISTGDKDMAQLVNSHVSLINTMTDTRLDEAGVQEKFGVPPQHIVDYLALMGDKVDNIPGVPKVGEKTAVGLVAGLGSLEDIYANLDKVATLDFRGAKTLAPRLEEHKDDAFLSKTLATIKCDVTLDFSLPDIKSSAADNDQLLALFQAMEFKAWIAELSNPTDSSKDSAPAFELTASAGPASAAAKPAPAAPAVSDVQYDIILEQAGLERWISVLKKAELFAFDTETTALNYKEALLVGLSFAVEPGKAAYVPLAHDYDGAPAQLNREAVLEQLRPLLESEQHKKVGQHMKYDMHILANHGIALRGVQFDTMLESYVLDSVASRHDMDSLALKYLGHKTTSFEDIAGKGAKQLTFNKITVEVAGPYAAEDADITLRLHQHLWPQLQQTPELAGVFTEIEMPVMPILCAMEEQGALIDADLLHEQSQQIEQRLQQLEQEAHNVAGQVFNLGSPKQLGEILFEKLQLPVRKKTPKGVPSTAEEVLQELADEGHELPSLLMEHRGLAKLKNTYTDKLPTMIAASTGRVHTSYHQAVAATGRLSSTDPNLQNIPIRSEEGRKIRQAFIAAPGCKLVAADYSQIELRIMAHLSGDQSLLTAFAEGRDIHRHTAAEVFGVPEQDVTDNQRRAAKAINFGLIYGMSAFGLAKQIGCSRSEAQEYVNLYFQRYPGVRDYMDNTREQAKDKGYVETIFGRRLYLPEIRSSNAPRRQHAERTAINAPMQGTAADIIKRAMIRVQGWLQTAGYDARMLMQVHDELVFEVAAAQAEDFATAVRTEMEQAATLNVPLVVEAGIGDNWEQAH